One Felis catus isolate Fca126 chromosome D1, F.catus_Fca126_mat1.0, whole genome shotgun sequence DNA segment encodes these proteins:
- the NEU3 gene encoding sialidase-3 isoform X4, producing MGGGADSGQRPTAGPNAGRLPPPRVLALASRLGSLDVRVCRCFLLSVAVSPFFFFSFRVASVSSAVSLPLPPAWFILPRFGVRDLRAARHPALLRERWRSWGPVKWGPLKPLMEATLPGHRTMNPCPVWEQKSGCVYLFFICVRGHVTERQQIMSGRNAARLCFICSRDTGCSWSEVRDLTEEVIGAEVKRWATFAVGPGHGIQLQSGRLVIPAYAYYIPYWFFCFRLPCKAKPHSLMIYSDDLGATWHHGRLIQPMATVECEVAEVTGRGGNPVLYCSARTPNRCRAEAFSDDRGECFQRLALSRQLCEPPHGCQGSVVSFRPPEILRGCQDPNGKDASTIQQSPLLDRSLRLEQEAGTLSESWLLYSHPTCKKRRVNLGIYLNQTPLDAACWSHPWILHCGPCGYSDLAALEKEGLFGCLFECGTKRECEQIAFRLFTDREILSHVHGDFTSPDKNPEPIES from the exons ATGGGGGGCGGGGCCGACTCTGGGCAGCGGCCAACTGCGGGTCCAAACGCCGGCCGGCTGCCGCCTCCGCGCGTCCTCGCCTTGGCTTCCCGGCTGGGTAGTCTGGACGTCCGGGTCTGTCGGTGTTTCCTTCTCTCCGTGGCCGTgtcgccctttttttttttcagttttcgtGTTGCTTCCGTGTCTTCcgcagtctctctccctctcccccctgcgTGGTTCATTCTCCCGCGCTTCGGTGTCCGAGACCTGAGAGCTGCCCGGCACCCAGCTCTGCTCCGAGAGAGATGGAGGAGCTGGGGTCCCGTGAAG TGGGGACCTTTGAAGCCACTGATGGAAGCCACATTACCTGGGCATCGGACCATGAACCCTTGTCCTGTGTGGGAGCAGAAAAGCGGCTGTGTATACCTATTCTTCATCTGTGTGCGAGGCCACGTCACCGAGCGTCAGCAGATCATGTCAGGCAGGAATGCAGCCCGCCTCTGCTTCATCTGCAGTCGAGACACTGGCTGTTCATGGAGCGAGGTGAGGGACTTGACTGAAGAGGTTATTGGTGCAGAGGTGAAGCGTTGGGCCACATTCGCTGTGGGCCCAGGTCATGGCATCCAGCTACAGTCGGGGAGGCTGGTCATCCCTGCATATGCCTACTACATTCCTTACTGGTTCTTTTGCTTCCGGCTACCATGTAAAGCCAAGCCTCATTCCCTGATGATCTACAGTGATGACCTAGGGGCCACATGGCACCACGGCAGGCTCATTCAGCCCATGGCAACAGTGGAGTGCGAAGTGGCAGAGGTGACTGGGAGGGGTGGCAACCCCGTGCTGTATTGCAGTGCCCGGACACCAAACAGGTGCCGGGCGGAGGCTTTCAGCGATGACCGTGGTGAATGCTTTCAGAGACTAGCCCTGAGCCGACAGCTCTGTGAGCCCCCGCATGGCTGCCAAGGCAGTGTGGTGAGTTTCCGGCCCCCGGAGATCTTACGTGGGTGCCAGGACCCTAATGGCAAAGATGCTTCTACCATTCAGCAGAGCCCTCTACTGGACAGATCACTAAGGCTAGAGCAAGAAGCTGGAACACTGTCTGAATCATGGCTCTTGTACTCACACCCAACCTGTAAGAAGCGGAGGGTCAACTTAGGCATCTACCTCAATCAGACCCCCTTGGATGCTGCCTGCTGGTCCCACCCCTGGATCTTGCACTGCGGGCCCTGTGGCTACTCTGATTTGGCTGCTTTGGAAAAGGAGGGCTTGTTTGGGTGTCTGTTTGAATGTGGGACCAAGCGAGAGTGTGAGCAGATTGCCTTCCGCCTGTTTACAGACCGAGAGATCCTGAGCCATGTGCATGGGGACTTCACCAGCCCTGATAAGAACCCTGAGCCAATTGAAAGCTAA
- the NEU3 gene encoding sialidase-3 isoform X1, whose product MWVFAGVCCDQLATQSLPNVLPAMELLLSVWPVDVPDAILLLEIRPSHQSTTSLSPSPPCVVHSPALRCPRPESCPAPSSAPREMEELGSREEVMEEVTSCSFSSPLFQQEDKRGITYRIPALLYIPPTHTFLAFAEKRSTSRDEDALHLVLRRGLRTGHSVQWGPLKPLMEATLPGHRTMNPCPVWEQKSGCVYLFFICVRGHVTERQQIMSGRNAARLCFICSRDTGCSWSEVRDLTEEVIGAEVKRWATFAVGPGHGIQLQSGRLVIPAYAYYIPYWFFCFRLPCKAKPHSLMIYSDDLGATWHHGRLIQPMATVECEVAEVTGRGGNPVLYCSARTPNRCRAEAFSDDRGECFQRLALSRQLCEPPHGCQGSVVSFRPPEILRGCQDPNGKDASTIQQSPLLDRSLRLEQEAGTLSESWLLYSHPTCKKRRVNLGIYLNQTPLDAACWSHPWILHCGPCGYSDLAALEKEGLFGCLFECGTKRECEQIAFRLFTDREILSHVHGDFTSPDKNPEPIES is encoded by the exons tctctctccctctcccccctgcgTGGTTCATTCTCCCGCGCTTCGGTGTCCGAGACCTGAGAGCTGCCCGGCACCCAGCTCTGCTCCGAGAGAGATGGAGGAGCTGGGGTCCCGTGAAG AGGTCATGGAAGAAGTGACATCGTGCTCCTTCAGCAGCCCTCTGTTCCAGCAGGAAGACAAGAGAGGGATCACCTACCGGATCCCAGCCCTGCTCtacatcccccccacccacaccttCCTGGCCTTTGCAGAGAAGCGCTCCACGAGCAGGGATGAGGATGCTCTCCACCTGGTGCTGAGGCGAGGGTTGAGGACTGGGCACTCGGTACAG TGGGGACCTTTGAAGCCACTGATGGAAGCCACATTACCTGGGCATCGGACCATGAACCCTTGTCCTGTGTGGGAGCAGAAAAGCGGCTGTGTATACCTATTCTTCATCTGTGTGCGAGGCCACGTCACCGAGCGTCAGCAGATCATGTCAGGCAGGAATGCAGCCCGCCTCTGCTTCATCTGCAGTCGAGACACTGGCTGTTCATGGAGCGAGGTGAGGGACTTGACTGAAGAGGTTATTGGTGCAGAGGTGAAGCGTTGGGCCACATTCGCTGTGGGCCCAGGTCATGGCATCCAGCTACAGTCGGGGAGGCTGGTCATCCCTGCATATGCCTACTACATTCCTTACTGGTTCTTTTGCTTCCGGCTACCATGTAAAGCCAAGCCTCATTCCCTGATGATCTACAGTGATGACCTAGGGGCCACATGGCACCACGGCAGGCTCATTCAGCCCATGGCAACAGTGGAGTGCGAAGTGGCAGAGGTGACTGGGAGGGGTGGCAACCCCGTGCTGTATTGCAGTGCCCGGACACCAAACAGGTGCCGGGCGGAGGCTTTCAGCGATGACCGTGGTGAATGCTTTCAGAGACTAGCCCTGAGCCGACAGCTCTGTGAGCCCCCGCATGGCTGCCAAGGCAGTGTGGTGAGTTTCCGGCCCCCGGAGATCTTACGTGGGTGCCAGGACCCTAATGGCAAAGATGCTTCTACCATTCAGCAGAGCCCTCTACTGGACAGATCACTAAGGCTAGAGCAAGAAGCTGGAACACTGTCTGAATCATGGCTCTTGTACTCACACCCAACCTGTAAGAAGCGGAGGGTCAACTTAGGCATCTACCTCAATCAGACCCCCTTGGATGCTGCCTGCTGGTCCCACCCCTGGATCTTGCACTGCGGGCCCTGTGGCTACTCTGATTTGGCTGCTTTGGAAAAGGAGGGCTTGTTTGGGTGTCTGTTTGAATGTGGGACCAAGCGAGAGTGTGAGCAGATTGCCTTCCGCCTGTTTACAGACCGAGAGATCCTGAGCCATGTGCATGGGGACTTCACCAGCCCTGATAAGAACCCTGAGCCAATTGAAAGCTAA
- the NEU3 gene encoding sialidase-3 isoform X5 produces MSFQQWNCFSLCGPWTSRTLFCSWRFALPTRAPPEVMEEVTSCSFSSPLFQQEDKRGITYRIPALLYIPPTHTFLAFAEKRSTSRDEDALHLVLRRGLRTGHSVQWGPLKPLMEATLPGHRTMNPCPVWEQKSGCVYLFFICVRGHVTERQQIMSGRNAARLCFICSRDTGCSWSEVRDLTEEVIGAEVKRWATFAVGPGHGIQLQSGRLVIPAYAYYIPYWFFCFRLPCKAKPHSLMIYSDDLGATWHHGRLIQPMATVECEVAEVTGRGGNPVLYCSARTPNRCRAEAFSDDRGECFQRLALSRQLCEPPHGCQGSVVSFRPPEILRGCQDPNGKDASTIQQSPLLDRSLRLEQEAGTLSESWLLYSHPTCKKRRVNLGIYLNQTPLDAACWSHPWILHCGPCGYSDLAALEKEGLFGCLFECGTKRECEQIAFRLFTDREILSHVHGDFTSPDKNPEPIES; encoded by the exons AGGTCATGGAAGAAGTGACATCGTGCTCCTTCAGCAGCCCTCTGTTCCAGCAGGAAGACAAGAGAGGGATCACCTACCGGATCCCAGCCCTGCTCtacatcccccccacccacaccttCCTGGCCTTTGCAGAGAAGCGCTCCACGAGCAGGGATGAGGATGCTCTCCACCTGGTGCTGAGGCGAGGGTTGAGGACTGGGCACTCGGTACAG TGGGGACCTTTGAAGCCACTGATGGAAGCCACATTACCTGGGCATCGGACCATGAACCCTTGTCCTGTGTGGGAGCAGAAAAGCGGCTGTGTATACCTATTCTTCATCTGTGTGCGAGGCCACGTCACCGAGCGTCAGCAGATCATGTCAGGCAGGAATGCAGCCCGCCTCTGCTTCATCTGCAGTCGAGACACTGGCTGTTCATGGAGCGAGGTGAGGGACTTGACTGAAGAGGTTATTGGTGCAGAGGTGAAGCGTTGGGCCACATTCGCTGTGGGCCCAGGTCATGGCATCCAGCTACAGTCGGGGAGGCTGGTCATCCCTGCATATGCCTACTACATTCCTTACTGGTTCTTTTGCTTCCGGCTACCATGTAAAGCCAAGCCTCATTCCCTGATGATCTACAGTGATGACCTAGGGGCCACATGGCACCACGGCAGGCTCATTCAGCCCATGGCAACAGTGGAGTGCGAAGTGGCAGAGGTGACTGGGAGGGGTGGCAACCCCGTGCTGTATTGCAGTGCCCGGACACCAAACAGGTGCCGGGCGGAGGCTTTCAGCGATGACCGTGGTGAATGCTTTCAGAGACTAGCCCTGAGCCGACAGCTCTGTGAGCCCCCGCATGGCTGCCAAGGCAGTGTGGTGAGTTTCCGGCCCCCGGAGATCTTACGTGGGTGCCAGGACCCTAATGGCAAAGATGCTTCTACCATTCAGCAGAGCCCTCTACTGGACAGATCACTAAGGCTAGAGCAAGAAGCTGGAACACTGTCTGAATCATGGCTCTTGTACTCACACCCAACCTGTAAGAAGCGGAGGGTCAACTTAGGCATCTACCTCAATCAGACCCCCTTGGATGCTGCCTGCTGGTCCCACCCCTGGATCTTGCACTGCGGGCCCTGTGGCTACTCTGATTTGGCTGCTTTGGAAAAGGAGGGCTTGTTTGGGTGTCTGTTTGAATGTGGGACCAAGCGAGAGTGTGAGCAGATTGCCTTCCGCCTGTTTACAGACCGAGAGATCCTGAGCCATGTGCATGGGGACTTCACCAGCCCTGATAAGAACCCTGAGCCAATTGAAAGCTAA
- the NEU3 gene encoding sialidase-3 isoform X6, with amino-acid sequence MEELGSREEVMEEVTSCSFSSPLFQQEDKRGITYRIPALLYIPPTHTFLAFAEKRSTSRDEDALHLVLRRGLRTGHSVQWGPLKPLMEATLPGHRTMNPCPVWEQKSGCVYLFFICVRGHVTERQQIMSGRNAARLCFICSRDTGCSWSEVRDLTEEVIGAEVKRWATFAVGPGHGIQLQSGRLVIPAYAYYIPYWFFCFRLPCKAKPHSLMIYSDDLGATWHHGRLIQPMATVECEVAEVTGRGGNPVLYCSARTPNRCRAEAFSDDRGECFQRLALSRQLCEPPHGCQGSVVSFRPPEILRGCQDPNGKDASTIQQSPLLDRSLRLEQEAGTLSESWLLYSHPTCKKRRVNLGIYLNQTPLDAACWSHPWILHCGPCGYSDLAALEKEGLFGCLFECGTKRECEQIAFRLFTDREILSHVHGDFTSPDKNPEPIES; translated from the exons ATGGAGGAGCTGGGGTCCCGTGAAG AGGTCATGGAAGAAGTGACATCGTGCTCCTTCAGCAGCCCTCTGTTCCAGCAGGAAGACAAGAGAGGGATCACCTACCGGATCCCAGCCCTGCTCtacatcccccccacccacaccttCCTGGCCTTTGCAGAGAAGCGCTCCACGAGCAGGGATGAGGATGCTCTCCACCTGGTGCTGAGGCGAGGGTTGAGGACTGGGCACTCGGTACAG TGGGGACCTTTGAAGCCACTGATGGAAGCCACATTACCTGGGCATCGGACCATGAACCCTTGTCCTGTGTGGGAGCAGAAAAGCGGCTGTGTATACCTATTCTTCATCTGTGTGCGAGGCCACGTCACCGAGCGTCAGCAGATCATGTCAGGCAGGAATGCAGCCCGCCTCTGCTTCATCTGCAGTCGAGACACTGGCTGTTCATGGAGCGAGGTGAGGGACTTGACTGAAGAGGTTATTGGTGCAGAGGTGAAGCGTTGGGCCACATTCGCTGTGGGCCCAGGTCATGGCATCCAGCTACAGTCGGGGAGGCTGGTCATCCCTGCATATGCCTACTACATTCCTTACTGGTTCTTTTGCTTCCGGCTACCATGTAAAGCCAAGCCTCATTCCCTGATGATCTACAGTGATGACCTAGGGGCCACATGGCACCACGGCAGGCTCATTCAGCCCATGGCAACAGTGGAGTGCGAAGTGGCAGAGGTGACTGGGAGGGGTGGCAACCCCGTGCTGTATTGCAGTGCCCGGACACCAAACAGGTGCCGGGCGGAGGCTTTCAGCGATGACCGTGGTGAATGCTTTCAGAGACTAGCCCTGAGCCGACAGCTCTGTGAGCCCCCGCATGGCTGCCAAGGCAGTGTGGTGAGTTTCCGGCCCCCGGAGATCTTACGTGGGTGCCAGGACCCTAATGGCAAAGATGCTTCTACCATTCAGCAGAGCCCTCTACTGGACAGATCACTAAGGCTAGAGCAAGAAGCTGGAACACTGTCTGAATCATGGCTCTTGTACTCACACCCAACCTGTAAGAAGCGGAGGGTCAACTTAGGCATCTACCTCAATCAGACCCCCTTGGATGCTGCCTGCTGGTCCCACCCCTGGATCTTGCACTGCGGGCCCTGTGGCTACTCTGATTTGGCTGCTTTGGAAAAGGAGGGCTTGTTTGGGTGTCTGTTTGAATGTGGGACCAAGCGAGAGTGTGAGCAGATTGCCTTCCGCCTGTTTACAGACCGAGAGATCCTGAGCCATGTGCATGGGGACTTCACCAGCCCTGATAAGAACCCTGAGCCAATTGAAAGCTAA
- the NEU3 gene encoding sialidase-3 isoform X2, with product MWVFAGVCCDQLATQSLPNVLPAMELLLSVWPVDVPDAILLLEIRPSHQSTTSLSPSPPCVVHSPALRCPRPESCPAPSSAPREMEELGSREEVMEEVTSCSFSSPLFQQEDKRGITYRIPALLYIPPTHTFLAFAEKRSTSRDEDALHLVLRRGLRTGHSWGPLKPLMEATLPGHRTMNPCPVWEQKSGCVYLFFICVRGHVTERQQIMSGRNAARLCFICSRDTGCSWSEVRDLTEEVIGAEVKRWATFAVGPGHGIQLQSGRLVIPAYAYYIPYWFFCFRLPCKAKPHSLMIYSDDLGATWHHGRLIQPMATVECEVAEVTGRGGNPVLYCSARTPNRCRAEAFSDDRGECFQRLALSRQLCEPPHGCQGSVVSFRPPEILRGCQDPNGKDASTIQQSPLLDRSLRLEQEAGTLSESWLLYSHPTCKKRRVNLGIYLNQTPLDAACWSHPWILHCGPCGYSDLAALEKEGLFGCLFECGTKRECEQIAFRLFTDREILSHVHGDFTSPDKNPEPIES from the exons tctctctccctctcccccctgcgTGGTTCATTCTCCCGCGCTTCGGTGTCCGAGACCTGAGAGCTGCCCGGCACCCAGCTCTGCTCCGAGAGAGATGGAGGAGCTGGGGTCCCGTGAAG AGGTCATGGAAGAAGTGACATCGTGCTCCTTCAGCAGCCCTCTGTTCCAGCAGGAAGACAAGAGAGGGATCACCTACCGGATCCCAGCCCTGCTCtacatcccccccacccacaccttCCTGGCCTTTGCAGAGAAGCGCTCCACGAGCAGGGATGAGGATGCTCTCCACCTGGTGCTGAGGCGAGGGTTGAGGACTGGGCACTCG TGGGGACCTTTGAAGCCACTGATGGAAGCCACATTACCTGGGCATCGGACCATGAACCCTTGTCCTGTGTGGGAGCAGAAAAGCGGCTGTGTATACCTATTCTTCATCTGTGTGCGAGGCCACGTCACCGAGCGTCAGCAGATCATGTCAGGCAGGAATGCAGCCCGCCTCTGCTTCATCTGCAGTCGAGACACTGGCTGTTCATGGAGCGAGGTGAGGGACTTGACTGAAGAGGTTATTGGTGCAGAGGTGAAGCGTTGGGCCACATTCGCTGTGGGCCCAGGTCATGGCATCCAGCTACAGTCGGGGAGGCTGGTCATCCCTGCATATGCCTACTACATTCCTTACTGGTTCTTTTGCTTCCGGCTACCATGTAAAGCCAAGCCTCATTCCCTGATGATCTACAGTGATGACCTAGGGGCCACATGGCACCACGGCAGGCTCATTCAGCCCATGGCAACAGTGGAGTGCGAAGTGGCAGAGGTGACTGGGAGGGGTGGCAACCCCGTGCTGTATTGCAGTGCCCGGACACCAAACAGGTGCCGGGCGGAGGCTTTCAGCGATGACCGTGGTGAATGCTTTCAGAGACTAGCCCTGAGCCGACAGCTCTGTGAGCCCCCGCATGGCTGCCAAGGCAGTGTGGTGAGTTTCCGGCCCCCGGAGATCTTACGTGGGTGCCAGGACCCTAATGGCAAAGATGCTTCTACCATTCAGCAGAGCCCTCTACTGGACAGATCACTAAGGCTAGAGCAAGAAGCTGGAACACTGTCTGAATCATGGCTCTTGTACTCACACCCAACCTGTAAGAAGCGGAGGGTCAACTTAGGCATCTACCTCAATCAGACCCCCTTGGATGCTGCCTGCTGGTCCCACCCCTGGATCTTGCACTGCGGGCCCTGTGGCTACTCTGATTTGGCTGCTTTGGAAAAGGAGGGCTTGTTTGGGTGTCTGTTTGAATGTGGGACCAAGCGAGAGTGTGAGCAGATTGCCTTCCGCCTGTTTACAGACCGAGAGATCCTGAGCCATGTGCATGGGGACTTCACCAGCCCTGATAAGAACCCTGAGCCAATTGAAAGCTAA
- the NEU3 gene encoding sialidase-3 isoform X8 gives MSFQQWNCFSLCGPWTSRTLFCSWRFALPTRAPPVSLPLPPAWFILPRFGVRDLRAARHPALLRERWRSWGPVKWGPLKPLMEATLPGHRTMNPCPVWEQKSGCVYLFFICVRGHVTERQQIMSGRNAARLCFICSRDTGCSWSEVRDLTEEVIGAEVKRWATFAVGPGHGIQLQSGRLVIPAYAYYIPYWFFCFRLPCKAKPHSLMIYSDDLGATWHHGRLIQPMATVECEVAEVTGRGGNPVLYCSARTPNRCRAEAFSDDRGECFQRLALSRQLCEPPHGCQGSVVSFRPPEILRGCQDPNGKDASTIQQSPLLDRSLRLEQEAGTLSESWLLYSHPTCKKRRVNLGIYLNQTPLDAACWSHPWILHCGPCGYSDLAALEKEGLFGCLFECGTKRECEQIAFRLFTDREILSHVHGDFTSPDKNPEPIES, from the exons tctctctccctctcccccctgcgTGGTTCATTCTCCCGCGCTTCGGTGTCCGAGACCTGAGAGCTGCCCGGCACCCAGCTCTGCTCCGAGAGAGATGGAGGAGCTGGGGTCCCGTGAAG TGGGGACCTTTGAAGCCACTGATGGAAGCCACATTACCTGGGCATCGGACCATGAACCCTTGTCCTGTGTGGGAGCAGAAAAGCGGCTGTGTATACCTATTCTTCATCTGTGTGCGAGGCCACGTCACCGAGCGTCAGCAGATCATGTCAGGCAGGAATGCAGCCCGCCTCTGCTTCATCTGCAGTCGAGACACTGGCTGTTCATGGAGCGAGGTGAGGGACTTGACTGAAGAGGTTATTGGTGCAGAGGTGAAGCGTTGGGCCACATTCGCTGTGGGCCCAGGTCATGGCATCCAGCTACAGTCGGGGAGGCTGGTCATCCCTGCATATGCCTACTACATTCCTTACTGGTTCTTTTGCTTCCGGCTACCATGTAAAGCCAAGCCTCATTCCCTGATGATCTACAGTGATGACCTAGGGGCCACATGGCACCACGGCAGGCTCATTCAGCCCATGGCAACAGTGGAGTGCGAAGTGGCAGAGGTGACTGGGAGGGGTGGCAACCCCGTGCTGTATTGCAGTGCCCGGACACCAAACAGGTGCCGGGCGGAGGCTTTCAGCGATGACCGTGGTGAATGCTTTCAGAGACTAGCCCTGAGCCGACAGCTCTGTGAGCCCCCGCATGGCTGCCAAGGCAGTGTGGTGAGTTTCCGGCCCCCGGAGATCTTACGTGGGTGCCAGGACCCTAATGGCAAAGATGCTTCTACCATTCAGCAGAGCCCTCTACTGGACAGATCACTAAGGCTAGAGCAAGAAGCTGGAACACTGTCTGAATCATGGCTCTTGTACTCACACCCAACCTGTAAGAAGCGGAGGGTCAACTTAGGCATCTACCTCAATCAGACCCCCTTGGATGCTGCCTGCTGGTCCCACCCCTGGATCTTGCACTGCGGGCCCTGTGGCTACTCTGATTTGGCTGCTTTGGAAAAGGAGGGCTTGTTTGGGTGTCTGTTTGAATGTGGGACCAAGCGAGAGTGTGAGCAGATTGCCTTCCGCCTGTTTACAGACCGAGAGATCCTGAGCCATGTGCATGGGGACTTCACCAGCCCTGATAAGAACCCTGAGCCAATTGAAAGCTAA